GCCCCAGCACCACACGCTCCACAGGGCAGCCCAGATGCGTCTCTCCCCGTGCCTTGATCTGCCTCAGGATGATGGCCACCAGGTCATCGATAGCGTAGCGCTTTCCAAAAATCTCGGTGCTGTCGAAGCTGGTATTGGGTAAAAATGTCTTGATCGACTGCATAAAACGTCCTGCAGCGCCATCACCGACGTACTGGCGGACCGCTTCATTTCCGGCAAAGATCTCGTTGTCTTCGTTAAAATAGAGCACTGAGCGCATCAGCTCTCCGGAACGGTCCGTGCCGTCAACGGCCACCACCTCGACCGTGCCGTTGTGATAGATCGACAGTGCTGAATTGGTGGTACCAAAATCGATACCGAATACGGGTTGCATCTACTGAATACCTCCGGGGAAATGCGTGCAGCCTGGCGGGGCATCGCACGATCTAAGGTTGCAAGAAAAGAAGGCCCCTTTCCCGAATGAAAAGTGGCCCCGTGAAGTTTGGCGCCCACTGGCGGGCGCTCTTCAAGCTTTGTCGCTGGAAGAAATAAACGAGTTTGTAGAAGATATGACTGTTTTGGCTGCGTGTTACTGTAGCGGGGTTAGGGTTTCCAGTGCGGTGCCCTTAGCCCAGGTGCCGACAAGGCGACCGTCGTTTTCAAGGTGGTAAATAACCGGTGATGAGTCACCCCATTCAACGGTGAGGGTCTTGTCTGCCAACGTGCCGCTCCCTGAGTAGGTTGAACTGCTGATCTTCCAGACCAGGAAGTAGGTGTCACCGTTTTTTGAAATGACAACGCTACCACTGTAACTGGAGCCGTTCGGGTTTTTGCCCTGGACATGGTAATTGCCGGTACGCACCATCGTTTGATTGGCTAACAGCTCTTTCTTGCGGGCCTCTTCCTGCTCCTGGGCAATCTTTGCCGTCCGTTCCGCTTCGATTCTTTTTTTCTGTTCGGCCGTTACCACACGGCCAACTTCGAGATACAGACCCTTCTGTGCCAGAAAGGCTGTGATGTCATACTGCGGCACCCTGTTTGCCTCGGGATATTTTTGGGATAGGGCCTTCCAGGCAACCTGTCTCAGCTCACTGCCTTTGGACGACGTGACTATTTTTTCATATTTAGCGAGATCGGCAGTAATCCGCTCCAGGTCCTCGCGTTTTGCTCGTTCTTCAGCCTTGGCGCGGGCGATGAGCTCATCCAGGTCCTCTGCCTCTTTGGAAGGGGGGGAGGGCTGGTTGATAGCCTGTGCCGACTGCTGGCTGCTGCTGGCCGAAGAGGCCGTACGGATGAAGCGGAAGTCACCCACCAGTGATGACGACTCCCAAGGGACCTGAATGCTGTTGGTCTTGTCCAAAACCAGCTTGCGAACCCGTTTAAAGACCTCCTCAACCTTCAGGTCTGGGCTTTCCATTGCCTGGATGAGCGCCTCGGTATAGGCTCCGTTCTTTCCTTTGCCGTCGCTGGCCGTTTTGCCTGGTGAGGTTGCATAGGCGATGATCGTGCCGGTTGGTGCGTCAATCTGGGCCAGACCCTTGCTGGCAGAGCGGAAACTTCGGGCAAAAGGGTTGTCACGACATGCATCGAGAACCACGATATTGACGTCGCTCTTGGCGCTTTCCATCTTGGCCAGGATCAATCCGGCATCTATGGCCTTGTAGCGCACCTCGTTTTCGGTACGAATCGTTGCATCGACAGGAATGAGATAGTTGGCGCCCTGTACCTGCATGCCGTGTCCCGCATAGTAGAAGAGCCCGATACCGCCGGGTTTCAGTTTGTTGCCGAAGGCCTCGATCGCTTCATTGAAGGGCATGTAGCCGAGATTGATCTGTTCATCCACCTCGAATCCGAGCCTGCGCAGCGTTGCAGCCATGGCGCGTGCGTCATTAACCGGGTTTTTAAGGGGGCTTGAGGCATACTGGCTGTTGCCGACCACCAGGGCGATGCGTTTGCGACTGTCACGTGGGGTTTCGATTCGTGAAAGTCCACGATCAGCTGGTTCGATTGATTTTTTAGAGGAACCGGCGAGTTCTGATGCCTGGACAAGAACAGGAATCAGGCTGACGGCAATGACAGTAAGTAATCGGCGGAGCATGGCCTCCCCCTTTTATGGATGGTCACTAGTGTTTTTTATACCCCTGTACTGCACAAAAAGCAAAACTGCCTTTTTCCGTATGAGAAAAAGGCAGTTTTGGAATCTGGTGTACCAGTCAGAATGAATCCGATAACTGGGATGTTGCTCTTGAAATACATTGTTTTTATCGTTGTCTGAGGTGCTATCCACATCATTCAGAAATGATATCCCACCAGCGTGACGATCCTGACGTTAATGTTTGTTGCACTTATAGGGCTGGATGCGGCGTCGCTTAGCAATATTTTGACCCGGCCATCGCCTGTTACGAACCAATTTTTAGTAATTGAATATGTTACATTGAGCCCAATGCTGGCATCCTTCATGCTGGCTTTAGCCTTGTAGGTTGAAAACTGCGACCGTGCCGCCTGTTCTGGGGTAATGCCGAAGTAATCCTGCATATACTGATTGTTGGCCCAGGTCGTGCTGATCTTTGGTGTCAGCCGCCAGTCTTGACCGAGTTGAAAAGGCATGGCAAGACCGCCCTGAACAAGCACACCGTCGTTAGAGCTGCCGAGCAATTTAGTGACCGAGGCATCGAGTACGATCAGAGGAATTTGTTGCAAAGAATACAGGTCATAAGAAGCAAATGCCTTGAGCCCCATAGCCGCCTTGATATCGCCTAATCCTTCCAGACGGTGATCGCCCGATGACATCCCGAATATGTTTTTGCCGTTATCCTTGCGGCCCGGATCATAGGTCAGTCCCACACCATAGCGGAACGCCCCGGTCTTGTGATAGAATGAAAGGCCTTCAATCCCAAGCGATACGGTGTCGCGCCAACTGATGGCGACCACAGGTATCGGAGCGGCCAGATAATGTGTGCTTCCCTCATAGACAGGGGCAGCAGCGAGGCCGAGACCAAGCGAGATATCCCAGTTGTTTTTGCCTTCTTCTTTGTAGTCATCCGCCTGGGTCATCGCCGGAACGGAAAATGAAACCACGAGTGCAACCACTGATGTTATGAGCAGATTCGATCTGACGTTGGCTGTTTTTTTAAAAAACATGGTGCTCTCCTTTTGGGTTGATATTGCATTTTGGGATTCACGGTTTCGGTGTATTGCTGCTTCGGCTCACGGCAGGAACAGCCGGTCAGCTATAGGCGATTTTCGTATGCACGAAAGAGTCTCGTGGGTGCAATGTTCATCAGCCTAGACGGATGGTGTGTATAAGGTATGTCTGTTTTAGTACGGTGTGGATACTTTGTGTCTGGCTTGACATAACTTGCCGATATTCAGACATATCAGTGTGGATTTATGATGGTAGGCTTGGAGGTATGACCGAGATGCCGCAGCTTTTGATTGTTGATGACGATGAGGAAATCCTGTCGTTGCTCACCAAGTTTTTCAGCCAACACCACCATTCCGTCACGGTCGCCGTTGACGGGACGGAGATGTTCACGGCTTTGGAAAAAAATTCCTTTGATCTCATCATTCTGGACGTCATGTTGAAGGGAGAAGATGGATTCAGCTTGTGCCGACGTTTGCGTATGGTCTCTAAAATTCCCGTTATTATTTTGACGGCGATGGGTGACCTGACTGACCGTATTGTCGGGCTGGAAATCGGGGCAGATGACTATCTGACCAAGCCATTCAATGCCCGTGAACTTCTCGCCCGTGTCAAGGCCGTGCTGCGCCGGACATCGGAAGCACAAGCCAGCCCTGAACCAGTCTCGACTGCAACACGGCCCGTGTTTTCCTTCGGAGCATGGCGGTTGGATGTCGCCAAACGCGAGTTGCGATCAGACACGAATGTCTTTATCCCCCTTTCCGGCGGTGAGTTTGACCTGTTGCTTGCCTTTGTCGAACACCCGCAACGCGTGCTTAGCCGCGAACAGCTCCTTGATTGGACGGGTGGCATCAACCATGATGCATACGATCGAAGCATCGACACGCAAGTAAGCCGGTTGCGTCGCAAGCTGGAAACAGATGCAAAAACGCCGGAGCTTATTCGAACCGTTCGCAATGGCGGCTACATATTGACTACAACGGTGCGGCGCGGATGAGCCGCATACAGTGGCCTCGCGATACCATTGCACGGAGATTCGCCCTTACCATCGTGCTGGCGTCACTGACTACGATAGGGCTCAACCAGATATATCTAAACGTTGAAGGCGTTTTGGGATTACCCCCCATAGGGAAGCCGGAGCTTCTTGACCAAGCCCACATAATTGCAAAACTTATAGAGGCCGCGCCGCCGCAGGCACGGCCCCGTTTGGCGGCATCTACCGGGATCAGGGATTTTCAGGTCAATTGGTATGCAGACCGGTCCCAGGTTGTGCTTTTGTCTGAAAACACTAAAGACGTTGTCTTTTCCCCGGAAACTATCCAGCGATTCCGCGGGGAGACCAATTGGAATGTTGCGATTTTTGAGTCCGAAAACAACAGCATAGCGTCTTCAAAAGACCGGCACGCCTTTACCAAGCCGGAAAAGATCTTCATGACTGTACAACTCCACGACAACAGTTGGGTCGTTTTTTCGGCCACCCGGCAGGATTGGGGGATGGCACGTGCCAAACGCATCGGTATTGTATTGGCTCTTCTGATACTTTCTGTTGTTGCAATTTCCCTTGTCGCGGCGCGTCAGCTGGCAAAGCCGATTGAACAATTTTCCGAAGCTGTGCGACGGTTCGGCGTCAATACCCGAGCACCGCAGATGAGTGAGACCGGCCCGCAGGAATTGCGTGTCGCCATTAAAGCCTTCAACGCAATGCAAACCCGGATACAGAAGTTTGTCTCAGACCGCACTTCAATGTTGATGGCCATTTCCCACGACTTACGAACACCGCTCACCCGCATGCGGTTGCGAGGGGAGTTTATTGAAGACACGGAACAACAAACCAAACTGTTTCGTGATGTTGATGAGATGCACGCCATGATCGACGCGGTTTTGAATTTTTTCCGTGACGATACCGAAACCGAGCAGACGACGCAGTTTGATTTATCGGAACTGCTGCGTACCATACGGGACGATTATACCGACCAGGGAATAAATATCCCCTACTACGGCCCGGAACATCAGGTGTATTCGGGGAGGCCCATGGGCTTGAAGCGCGCCTTCAGCAATTTGATCGATAACACCGTGAAATACGGTACGCAGCCAGAAATCGAAGTCGCCTGCCTTGAAAAAGCAATCTCCGTCACTATCAGGGATCGTGGCCCCGGCATTCCTTCGGCATCCCTCCAACAAGTATTCACGCCGTTTTACCGGCTGGAAGGTTCACGCGGCCGGAAAACCGGTGGTGTCGGCTTGGGATTAACCGTTGTTCGGACAATCATTCACAGCCACGGCGGAGATGTTGTGTTAAGGAACAGGGATGATGGCGGGCTGGAAGCGATCATTACACTTCCTTCCTCAAGTTAGGTTCAACTGGCTCATAAATCAAAGCACTTCACCCCCAGCCTTCTCGTACGACTTCTGAGTGTGCCGGGATTGCCCCGAGTAGTTCTGCTGAGATGCTACTTTGCGTTCCAGGCAACCTTTCAATATGATTGCTATTACTAATGGCAAATACCAACAAAAAAAGGCCACTTCCGGTAAAGAAAGTGACCTTCTTGATATTTGGCGTCCCCGAGACGATTCGAACGTCCGGCCTACTCCTTAGGAGGGAGTCGCTCTATCCTGCTGAGCTACGGGGACAGGGGTTTTTCTTTTATCAGAATTGCATCAGAGAGTAAACCTTTCCTTCAGGCAGTTTCTTGCGGCCGTCCAGGAAGGTCAGTTCAGTCATGAAGCAGCACTCCACGATCTCGCCCTGCATGTTGGTGACCATATCCACCACGGCTGCCATGGTGCCGCCGGTTGCCAGCAGGTCGTCGGCTATCAGAATCTTTTCACCCGGTTTA
Above is a window of Trichlorobacter lovleyi SZ DNA encoding:
- the lfb1 gene encoding LIC10280 family protein; amino-acid sequence: MLRRLLTVIAVSLIPVLVQASELAGSSKKSIEPADRGLSRIETPRDSRKRIALVVGNSQYASSPLKNPVNDARAMAATLRRLGFEVDEQINLGYMPFNEAIEAFGNKLKPGGIGLFYYAGHGMQVQGANYLIPVDATIRTENEVRYKAIDAGLILAKMESAKSDVNIVVLDACRDNPFARSFRSASKGLAQIDAPTGTIIAYATSPGKTASDGKGKNGAYTEALIQAMESPDLKVEEVFKRVRKLVLDKTNSIQVPWESSSLVGDFRFIRTASSASSSQQSAQAINQPSPPSKEAEDLDELIARAKAEERAKREDLERITADLAKYEKIVTSSKGSELRQVAWKALSQKYPEANRVPQYDITAFLAQKGLYLEVGRVVTAEQKKRIEAERTAKIAQEQEEARKKELLANQTMVRTGNYHVQGKNPNGSSYSGSVVISKNGDTYFLVWKISSSTYSGSGTLADKTLTVEWGDSSPVIYHLENDGRLVGTWAKGTALETLTPLQ
- a CDS encoding MipA/OmpV family protein, whose translation is MFFKKTANVRSNLLITSVVALVVSFSVPAMTQADDYKEEGKNNWDISLGLGLAAAPVYEGSTHYLAAPIPVVAISWRDTVSLGIEGLSFYHKTGAFRYGVGLTYDPGRKDNGKNIFGMSSGDHRLEGLGDIKAAMGLKAFASYDLYSLQQIPLIVLDASVTKLLGSSNDGVLVQGGLAMPFQLGQDWRLTPKISTTWANNQYMQDYFGITPEQAARSQFSTYKAKASMKDASIGLNVTYSITKNWFVTGDGRVKILLSDAASSPISATNINVRIVTLVGYHF
- a CDS encoding response regulator, translated to MPQLLIVDDDEEILSLLTKFFSQHHHSVTVAVDGTEMFTALEKNSFDLIILDVMLKGEDGFSLCRRLRMVSKIPVIILTAMGDLTDRIVGLEIGADDYLTKPFNARELLARVKAVLRRTSEAQASPEPVSTATRPVFSFGAWRLDVAKRELRSDTNVFIPLSGGEFDLLLAFVEHPQRVLSREQLLDWTGGINHDAYDRSIDTQVSRLRRKLETDAKTPELIRTVRNGGYILTTTVRRG
- a CDS encoding ATP-binding protein, which produces MSRIQWPRDTIARRFALTIVLASLTTIGLNQIYLNVEGVLGLPPIGKPELLDQAHIIAKLIEAAPPQARPRLAASTGIRDFQVNWYADRSQVVLLSENTKDVVFSPETIQRFRGETNWNVAIFESENNSIASSKDRHAFTKPEKIFMTVQLHDNSWVVFSATRQDWGMARAKRIGIVLALLILSVVAISLVAARQLAKPIEQFSEAVRRFGVNTRAPQMSETGPQELRVAIKAFNAMQTRIQKFVSDRTSMLMAISHDLRTPLTRMRLRGEFIEDTEQQTKLFRDVDEMHAMIDAVLNFFRDDTETEQTTQFDLSELLRTIRDDYTDQGINIPYYGPEHQVYSGRPMGLKRAFSNLIDNTVKYGTQPEIEVACLEKAISVTIRDRGPGIPSASLQQVFTPFYRLEGSRGRKTGGVGLGLTVVRTIIHSHGGDVVLRNRDDGGLEAIITLPSSS